Proteins from a single region of Allofrancisella inopinata:
- the pgsA gene encoding CDP-diacylglycerol--glycerol-3-phosphate 3-phosphatidyltransferase → MFFNIPNILTFGRLVLIPFIVICYYFEFPHHHGITATLFLFGAATDWLDGYLARRWQQTSKLGAFLDPVADKLIVATALCLFIEMYPYWWATIPAIIMICREIVVSALREWMAELGQRSVVKVGCWGKVKTTAQMAALFIFLIKPAINFDYQVDYASFNTWFIFLGFLMLYIAVILTIYSMCNYLYLAFKSVFGTAKE, encoded by the coding sequence ATGTTTTTTAATATTCCTAACATCTTAACTTTTGGACGTTTGGTTTTAATACCTTTTATAGTAATTTGCTATTACTTTGAATTTCCTCACCATCATGGTATTACAGCGACTTTATTTTTGTTTGGAGCAGCTACTGATTGGTTGGATGGGTATTTAGCACGTAGGTGGCAGCAAACTAGTAAGTTAGGAGCATTTCTTGATCCAGTTGCAGATAAGTTGATTGTTGCTACAGCATTATGTTTATTTATTGAGATGTACCCTTATTGGTGGGCGACTATTCCTGCTATTATAATGATATGTAGAGAGATAGTTGTTTCAGCTTTACGTGAGTGGATGGCAGAATTAGGCCAGCGTAGTGTTGTTAAGGTTGGATGTTGGGGCAAAGTTAAAACCACGGCACAAATGGCAGCTTTATTCATTTTCCTTATCAAGCCTGCTATAAATTTTGACTATCAAGTGGATTATGCAAGTTTTAATACTTGGTTTATATTTTTGGGGTTTTTAATGTTATACATAGCAGTCATTCTGACAATTTATTCTATGTGTAACTATTTGTATCTGGCTTTTAAGTCAGTTTTTGGTACTGCAAAAGAGTAG
- the dut gene encoding dUTP diphosphatase, with amino-acid sequence MKIQIKILDKENIKEAPAYGTEGSAAVDLSACIKEKVFLMPGECKLIGTGVAINIANPNYAALILPRSGLGHKRGLVLGNGTGLIDSDYQGELKVSCFNRSQETIEIEPLMRFAQLVVVPVVQARFELVEEFSNVTSRADGGFGHTGV; translated from the coding sequence ATGAAAATACAGATTAAAATTTTGGATAAAGAAAATATAAAAGAGGCGCCGGCGTATGGAACGGAAGGTTCAGCAGCAGTGGATTTAAGTGCTTGTATTAAAGAAAAGGTTTTTCTAATGCCGGGCGAATGCAAGCTTATAGGTACGGGTGTGGCGATAAATATAGCAAACCCTAACTATGCAGCCTTGATCCTTCCTAGATCTGGATTGGGTCATAAAAGGGGGTTGGTTTTGGGTAATGGGACGGGACTTATAGATTCGGATTATCAGGGTGAGCTAAAGGTTTCTTGTTTTAATAGGTCCCAAGAAACTATAGAGATTGAGCCCTTAATGAGGTTTGCTCAGCTTGTTGTAGTGCCAGTTGTGCAGGCAAGATTTGAACTAGTTGAAGAGTTCTCTAATGTGACAAGTAGGGCAGATGGTGGCTTTGGTCATACGGGAGTATAG